From the genome of Marixanthomonas ophiurae, one region includes:
- a CDS encoding MBOAT family O-acyltransferase, with product MLFNSLSFLIFLPIVFIVYWFVVKKSLSLQNLFILVASYVFYGWWDYRFLALIAASTLVDYSLALAIKKQNKKATKKMLLLGSLLFNLGLLCFFKYFNFFIESWVNAFQAFGIQQNITTLNIILPVGISFYTFQTLSYTIDVYREKLQPTQNLIQFAAYVSFFPQLVAGPIERATRLLPQFTIKRVFNSKFAISGISLIVWGLFKKVVVADNCAFFVDQIFNSPGGYSSSELFTGVVLFGFQIYGDFSGYSDIAIGVARLFGFSLMTNFTFPYFSRDIAEFWRRWHISLSTWFRDYVYIPLGGSRGGKLQQIRNVSIVFLVSGFWHGANWTFIIWGAIHALLFLPLLLANKNRTYSGSFYISVKQIPSILLTFLLVMVAWVFFRADTVQSAFSILIDIFSFQDLSFTTFFKSSKALLFSCIIAFGIAVMLIYEFKTVQKNKQEVSLSVGSTLFILLLIVFMGVFKNPADFIYFQF from the coding sequence ATGCTTTTTAATTCCCTTTCTTTTTTAATTTTTTTACCAATAGTCTTTATTGTCTATTGGTTTGTGGTAAAAAAATCCCTGTCCCTTCAAAATCTCTTTATCTTGGTAGCCAGTTATGTATTTTATGGTTGGTGGGATTATCGGTTTTTGGCGTTGATAGCAGCGAGTACATTGGTGGATTATTCGCTCGCGCTCGCTATTAAAAAACAGAATAAAAAAGCAACAAAAAAAATGCTCTTGTTGGGCAGTTTACTATTTAACTTAGGCTTGTTGTGCTTTTTTAAATACTTCAACTTTTTTATAGAAAGCTGGGTCAATGCTTTTCAAGCCTTTGGAATACAGCAAAACATTACAACTTTGAACATTATTTTACCGGTAGGTATTTCATTTTACACCTTCCAGACATTAAGTTACACCATCGATGTATATCGGGAAAAGTTACAGCCTACCCAAAACCTCATTCAATTTGCGGCTTATGTTTCCTTTTTTCCACAATTGGTAGCCGGGCCTATTGAACGGGCTACTCGCTTATTGCCACAGTTTACTATAAAACGGGTCTTTAATTCAAAATTTGCCATTAGTGGTATATCTCTTATTGTTTGGGGACTCTTTAAAAAAGTAGTAGTGGCAGACAACTGTGCCTTTTTTGTAGATCAAATTTTTAATAGTCCGGGCGGATATTCATCAAGCGAGCTGTTTACGGGTGTTGTGTTGTTTGGCTTTCAGATATATGGTGATTTTTCAGGCTATTCTGATATTGCCATTGGCGTGGCACGTTTGTTTGGCTTTTCATTGATGACTAATTTTACCTTCCCCTATTTTTCAAGGGATATAGCCGAGTTTTGGCGCCGCTGGCATATTTCGCTTTCCACTTGGTTTCGGGATTATGTGTATATCCCGCTCGGTGGATCAAGAGGTGGTAAGCTACAACAAATACGGAATGTGAGCATTGTTTTTTTGGTCAGTGGTTTCTGGCATGGCGCCAATTGGACCTTTATAATATGGGGTGCTATTCATGCTTTATTGTTTTTACCCTTGTTGCTGGCCAATAAAAACCGGACTTACAGTGGCTCTTTTTATATTTCCGTAAAGCAGATACCATCTATTTTACTTACTTTTTTATTGGTTATGGTCGCATGGGTATTTTTTAGAGCAGATACGGTGCAAAGCGCTTTTTCAATACTAATAGATATTTTCAGTTTTCAAGATTTGTCATTTACAACCTTTTTTAAATCGTCTAAAGCGCTGTTGTTTAGCTGTATTATTGCATTTGGGATTGCAGTAATGTTGATTTATGAATTTAAAACCGTTCAAAAAAACAAACAAGAAGTAAGCTTGTCGGTTGGTAGTACGTTGTTTATTTTGCTTTTAATTGTGTTTATGGGCGTGTTTAAAAACCCGGCCGACTTTATTTATTTTCAGTTTTAA
- a CDS encoding sulfotransferase domain-containing protein, whose translation MKNRIKSFIKYTIQQYHSLKPVKSETKAVDDTKLFFLTGYDKSGTTWIKNTINDINNFSCIGSNQYFDFLNTGTPESNILKTIKENKARESMLNISSSFYKEEFISRYTAKIAQLSKTTSVYFGEKSTAQDPELINYYFPNSKTIILVRDMRDIIVSFAFHFDRRYKNRLQNWTQEKSKFNEDGTIKDDFIKREVTKLKSYFHHVLNLNKGIQETVKFVKYENLISENGFDSFLEILDFIDENSTIKSTEDFLAAWENNSFEKLSKGRKPGEKDDTSFFRNGLAGDYVNHLTPEQIRFIENELKEPISKFNYL comes from the coding sequence ATGAAAAACCGGATAAAAAGTTTTATAAAATATACAATTCAACAATACCATAGTTTAAAACCGGTAAAAAGTGAAACAAAAGCGGTTGATGATACGAAGCTATTTTTTTTAACCGGATATGATAAATCTGGTACAACTTGGATAAAGAATACAATTAATGATATTAATAATTTTAGTTGTATAGGCTCCAACCAATATTTCGATTTTTTGAACACAGGAACACCAGAGAGCAACATCCTTAAAACTATAAAAGAGAATAAAGCACGGGAGTCCATGCTAAATATATCGTCAAGTTTTTATAAAGAAGAATTTATAAGTCGGTATACAGCTAAAATAGCACAACTTTCAAAAACAACTTCAGTTTATTTTGGAGAAAAGTCAACCGCCCAAGACCCTGAATTGATCAACTATTATTTTCCAAATTCAAAAACAATCATTTTGGTTCGGGATATGCGCGACATAATCGTTTCGTTTGCCTTTCATTTTGATAGAAGGTATAAAAACAGACTTCAAAACTGGACGCAGGAGAAGAGTAAATTTAATGAAGACGGTACAATTAAAGACGATTTTATCAAGCGGGAAGTAACGAAGTTAAAAAGCTATTTTCATCATGTTTTAAATTTAAATAAAGGTATTCAAGAAACGGTCAAATTCGTTAAATATGAGAACTTGATTTCTGAGAACGGTTTTGATTCATTTTTAGAAATTCTTGATTTTATTGATGAGAATTCAACCATAAAGTCAACTGAAGATTTTTTGGCGGCCTGGGAAAATAATTCATTTGAAAAACTATCTAAAGGAAGAAAGCCGGGGGAAAAAGACGACACTAGCTTTTTTAGAAACGGTTTAGCCGGAGATTATGTAAACCATTTAACGCCAGAGCAAATCCGCTTTATTGAAAATGAATTGAAAGAGCCAATCTCCAAATTCAACTATTTGTAA
- a CDS encoding glycosyltransferase family 2 protein produces MLFKFLKYLQPTSYFQLYRKDGTSIFPIVSKLPVEITQKLTPNPEFKSELAKEYDLSWQAIKKGYFGNASTYKTFEKVPVIDEYRFIRLYFHPVWALYVFLIRLFTFKNPVTEWKGWNSTKKVKRKNNSEKIIIYPDWDKNPSKLINEGTLVSVVIPTLNRYSYLKDVLQDFEKQTYSNFEILIVDQSQPFQKEFYRQFNLNINLIRQEEPALWLARNTAIEKAKGTVIALSEDDVRVPDIWIENHLRCLDYFDADVSAGVFYPEGSSIPKDRSFFSVASQFATGNAALYRNIFKKTGLFDRQFEKQRMGDSEFGLRVFLEGMKSVSNPYASCIDVKAGTGGLRQLGSWDAFRPKKWFAPRPIPSVLYLYRKYYGSKRAIYSLLKTVPPSVMPYRFKKNRKLLLVGVLISLFLFPIILIQVLISWQKASKKLTQGAKISELS; encoded by the coding sequence ATGCTCTTCAAGTTTTTAAAATATTTACAGCCCACTAGCTATTTTCAATTGTATAGAAAAGACGGCACCTCCATATTCCCGATAGTTTCAAAACTACCTGTTGAAATAACACAAAAACTAACCCCAAATCCTGAATTTAAAAGCGAATTAGCAAAAGAGTATGACTTGTCATGGCAAGCTATTAAGAAGGGGTATTTTGGTAATGCATCTACTTACAAAACTTTTGAAAAAGTACCTGTAATAGATGAGTACCGGTTCATCAGGTTGTATTTTCATCCCGTTTGGGCTTTGTACGTCTTTTTAATTCGCTTATTTACTTTTAAAAATCCCGTTACAGAATGGAAAGGGTGGAACAGTACTAAAAAAGTAAAAAGAAAAAATAATTCAGAAAAAATAATTATCTATCCTGACTGGGATAAAAATCCTTCGAAATTAATCAATGAAGGTACCTTAGTAAGCGTGGTAATCCCCACCTTGAACCGCTATTCCTATTTAAAAGATGTACTTCAGGATTTTGAAAAACAAACCTATTCCAATTTTGAAATACTGATTGTTGATCAATCGCAACCTTTTCAAAAAGAATTTTATAGGCAATTTAATTTGAACATAAATTTAATACGGCAAGAAGAACCTGCTTTGTGGTTGGCCCGGAATACAGCTATAGAAAAGGCTAAAGGGACTGTAATAGCACTTTCTGAAGACGATGTACGCGTACCCGATATTTGGATTGAGAATCACTTACGTTGTTTAGATTATTTTGATGCAGATGTTTCGGCTGGGGTCTTTTATCCCGAGGGAAGTAGTATTCCTAAAGACCGTTCCTTTTTTAGCGTAGCCTCCCAATTTGCAACAGGTAACGCTGCACTATATAGAAATATATTTAAAAAAACGGGACTTTTTGATCGCCAATTTGAAAAACAACGGATGGGTGATAGCGAATTTGGATTGCGGGTTTTTTTGGAAGGGATGAAAAGCGTTTCTAACCCCTACGCCTCTTGTATCGATGTAAAAGCAGGTACGGGTGGTTTACGACAACTGGGAAGCTGGGATGCTTTCCGACCTAAAAAATGGTTTGCACCGCGCCCCATACCAAGTGTACTGTATTTATACAGAAAGTATTACGGTTCAAAAAGAGCTATCTATTCCTTGTTAAAAACAGTACCACCTTCCGTAATGCCGTATCGTTTTAAGAAAAACAGGAAACTATTGTTGGTTGGTGTGCTTATCTCGTTATTTTTGTTCCCAATCATATTAATTCAGGTATTGATTTCCTGGCAAAAAGCGAGTAAAAAATTAACCCAAGGTGCTAAAATAAGTGAGCTTTCATAA